A single genomic interval of Campylobacter concisus harbors:
- the ligA gene encoding NAD-dependent DNA ligase LigA produces the protein MTKQEYEKAVETLNAWVKAYYDEDEPLASDEEYDALYHAVLDYEQTNPSEISIFSPTKRVGGTVKEGFSKANHIKRMWSMEDIFDLGELDAWLKRGDKENLTFVAEPKFDGASLNLLYENGVLVRAITRGDGVTGEDVTQNAKTINSVLKSISYKGLIEIRGEVVIRKEDFELLNAERAKNGEAPLSNPRNAAAGSLRQLDSAVTAKRKLLFIPWGVGEHALGLKDHSEVMKFVRDLGFERDDFFKILTKDELEAAYNELLANRDSKSVMMDGMVIRVNDLTRCEELGYTVKFPKFMVAFKFPAIEKVTRLKDVALQVGRSGVVTPVGVLDEVNIDGANVKSATLHNFDEIERLGVMKNDYIGIIRSGDVIPKITKVFKDRRDGSEEAIDRPKFCPVCGSHLLDEGVFVKCQNLSCRARVVGSIIHYASKKCLNIDGLGDAIVNLLFDKGLISCIKDIYGLKFDDLMALEGFKEKKVNNLLNAIEASKGAELSRFITGLGCEHIGEVAAKKLASSFGHGWLDASFEELTSLEGFGVEMANSLIDFTEVNRDEILALSQIVQPSVTQVQSISNALSGKTVVITGTLSRPRDEIKAELESFGAKVSGSVSKKTDFVLAGEEAGSKLEKANELGVLVIDESEYERLKLEV, from the coding sequence ATGACAAAACAAGAGTATGAAAAAGCGGTAGAGACGCTAAATGCGTGGGTAAAGGCCTACTACGACGAGGATGAGCCACTTGCAAGTGACGAGGAGTATGACGCGCTATATCACGCTGTGCTTGATTATGAGCAGACAAATCCAAGCGAAATTTCTATCTTTTCACCTACAAAACGCGTGGGCGGCACCGTAAAAGAGGGCTTTAGCAAGGCTAATCACATCAAACGAATGTGGAGTATGGAAGATATTTTTGATCTAGGTGAGCTTGATGCGTGGCTAAAGCGTGGTGATAAAGAGAACTTAACCTTTGTTGCTGAGCCAAAATTTGATGGAGCGAGCTTAAATTTGCTTTATGAAAACGGCGTTTTGGTTAGGGCGATAACTAGGGGTGATGGCGTTACTGGCGAGGATGTGACGCAAAATGCAAAGACGATAAATTCTGTTTTAAAGAGCATTAGCTACAAAGGACTTATCGAAATTCGAGGCGAAGTCGTCATAAGAAAAGAGGATTTTGAGTTGCTAAACGCAGAGCGCGCAAAAAATGGCGAGGCGCCACTTTCAAACCCTAGAAATGCAGCCGCAGGCAGTCTAAGACAGCTTGATAGTGCGGTGACTGCTAAAAGAAAGCTGCTTTTCATACCTTGGGGCGTGGGCGAGCATGCTCTTGGGCTTAAAGATCATAGTGAGGTAATGAAATTTGTGCGTGATCTTGGCTTTGAAAGAGATGATTTTTTTAAAATTTTAACAAAAGACGAGCTTGAGGCTGCATACAACGAGCTTTTAGCGAATCGTGACTCAAAGAGCGTGATGATGGATGGTATGGTGATACGTGTAAACGATCTCACACGCTGCGAAGAGCTGGGCTATACTGTTAAATTTCCAAAATTTATGGTGGCGTTTAAATTTCCAGCTATTGAAAAGGTGACTAGGCTAAAAGACGTCGCGCTTCAAGTTGGCAGAAGTGGCGTAGTAACGCCTGTTGGTGTGCTTGATGAGGTAAATATCGATGGCGCAAATGTGAAATCCGCCACGCTTCATAACTTTGATGAAATAGAGCGCCTTGGTGTTATGAAAAACGACTATATAGGCATCATCCGCTCAGGAGACGTCATACCAAAGATCACAAAGGTTTTTAAAGATAGGCGAGATGGCAGCGAAGAGGCGATAGATAGGCCAAAATTTTGTCCAGTTTGTGGCTCGCACCTACTTGATGAAGGGGTCTTTGTAAAGTGTCAAAATTTAAGCTGCAGGGCAAGAGTGGTTGGCTCAATAATTCACTACGCATCGAAAAAATGCCTAAACATAGACGGCCTTGGCGACGCGATCGTAAATTTGCTATTTGACAAGGGGCTGATCTCTTGCATAAAAGACATCTACGGTCTTAAATTTGATGATCTCATGGCGCTTGAGGGTTTTAAAGAGAAAAAGGTAAATAACCTTTTAAATGCTATCGAAGCCAGTAAAGGTGCGGAGCTTTCGCGCTTCATCACGGGGCTTGGCTGCGAGCACATCGGCGAAGTGGCGGCTAAAAAGCTCGCAAGTAGCTTTGGACATGGCTGGCTTGATGCTAGTTTTGAAGAGCTAACCTCGCTTGAAGGCTTTGGCGTGGAGATGGCAAATAGTTTAATCGACTTTACCGAGGTAAATAGGGACGAAATTTTAGCTCTAAGCCAGATCGTGCAGCCAAGCGTGACGCAGGTGCAGAGCATCTCAAATGCGCTAAGTGGCAAGACGGTCGTGATAACTGGCACGCTAAGTCGCCCAAGAGATGAGATAAAGGCGGAGCTTGAGAGCTTTGGCGCAAAGGTTTCTGGTTCAGTTTCTAAAAAAACGGACTTTGTCTTAGCTGGCGAGGAGGCTGGCAGTAAGCTAGAAAAAGCAAATGAGCTAGGCGTGCTGGTGATCGATGAGAGCGAATATGAGAGGCTAAAACTTGAGGTTTGA
- a CDS encoding NADAR family protein — protein sequence MRNLLPPLWIKFPSMDPFSIGWRMGAGEDYKFKFNDWLKILSQDKQCQYQQLFPEPATWRGYWDESLGSDESTLFINDDFAIDLWECEPRYGLKWLKKRYNAGKSDKFILFWGHQKSAGISASCLSQWYASSFWQDETRYLCAEQYMMAKKAECFGDKEALEEILSAKDPAQMKALGRQVRGFDAKVWDEIKFGVVLNASYLKFSQNAPLRDFLLQTGSKVLVEASPVDKIWGIGLAASDENAQNPTKWRGQNLLGFALMRARDEIAKVYKNVHLCDARELNLDHL from the coding sequence ATGAGAAATTTACTTCCGCCACTTTGGATTAAATTTCCAAGTATGGATCCATTTTCCATCGGCTGGAGGATGGGCGCTGGCGAGGATTATAAGTTTAAATTTAATGACTGGCTAAAAATACTGAGCCAAGATAAGCAGTGTCAATATCAGCAGCTTTTTCCTGAGCCTGCGACCTGGCGTGGATACTGGGATGAAAGTCTAGGCTCTGATGAGAGCACGCTTTTTATCAACGATGATTTTGCTATCGACCTTTGGGAGTGCGAGCCTAGATATGGGTTGAAGTGGCTTAAAAAGCGCTACAACGCTGGCAAGTCGGATAAATTTATTCTATTTTGGGGTCATCAAAAGAGTGCAGGCATAAGTGCAAGTTGCCTTAGTCAGTGGTACGCCTCTAGTTTTTGGCAAGATGAAACTAGATACCTTTGCGCTGAGCAATATATGATGGCTAAAAAGGCTGAATGCTTTGGTGATAAAGAGGCTTTGGAGGAAATTTTATCCGCTAAAGATCCAGCGCAGATGAAGGCACTTGGCAGGCAGGTGCGAGGCTTTGACGCTAAGGTCTGGGATGAGATCAAATTTGGCGTAGTACTAAATGCGAGCTATCTAAAATTTAGCCAAAATGCCCCTTTGCGAGACTTTCTGCTCCAAACTGGTAGTAAAGTTTTGGTTGAGGCAAGCCCAGTTGATAAAATTTGGGGCATAGGTTTGGCTGCAAGCGATGAAAATGCGCAAAATCCTACAAAGTGGCGAGGGCAAAATTTACTTGGCTTTGCGCTGATGAGGGCGAGGGACGAGATAGCAAAGGTCTATAAAAATGTCCATTTATGTGACGCGAGAGAGCTAAATTTAGATCATTTATAA